One window from the genome of Gimesia aquarii encodes:
- the rlmN gene encoding 23S rRNA (adenine(2503)-C(2))-methyltransferase RlmN: protein MLSSENDSLQSISSDVCTLPLITDLTREQLAQWCIDHDSSSYRADQIRRWIFTKRVNDFDAMHDISKKFRDLLKENFRLFSTTVVKHQTSKDRTEKLLLELQDGHHVECVLMREPKRNTVCISTQVGCAMGCVFCASGLLGLTRNLSMGEILEQILRLDRVIGEEERISNIVVMGIGEPLANLPALLPALDTLNHKGGMGIGARKITVSTVGLPAKIRELADVNKSYILAVSLHAPNDALRNQIVPTNDKIGIQKIMDATDYYYVTTGRRVTFEYILLAGVNDSPAHARELSNLLKHRNAHVNLIPANGVEETGYQSPSTENVDRFFMALAKGGVNVTVRKRKGDDIDAACGQLRLNREKEKDVVQIQ from the coding sequence ATGCTGTCGTCCGAAAATGATTCCCTGCAATCGATCTCTTCAGATGTTTGCACACTCCCTTTAATTACTGACCTGACTCGTGAGCAACTTGCCCAATGGTGTATTGATCACGATTCCTCTTCCTATCGCGCCGATCAAATTCGGCGTTGGATTTTCACCAAGCGCGTCAATGATTTTGATGCCATGCACGATATTTCAAAAAAATTTCGTGATCTGCTAAAAGAGAACTTTCGCCTGTTTTCAACAACTGTTGTCAAACATCAGACATCAAAAGACCGCACGGAAAAATTGCTGCTGGAACTGCAAGATGGCCATCACGTTGAATGCGTTCTCATGCGTGAACCCAAGCGAAACACAGTCTGTATCAGCACGCAAGTCGGTTGTGCCATGGGTTGTGTTTTTTGTGCCAGCGGTCTCTTGGGATTAACCCGTAACCTCTCGATGGGAGAAATCCTGGAACAGATCCTGCGTCTGGATCGCGTGATCGGCGAAGAAGAGCGGATTTCCAATATTGTCGTCATGGGAATTGGAGAACCATTGGCCAACCTGCCCGCTTTGCTACCTGCTCTGGATACGTTGAATCACAAAGGCGGCATGGGAATTGGTGCGCGAAAAATTACCGTCTCCACGGTAGGGCTTCCCGCCAAAATTCGCGAACTGGCTGATGTCAACAAGTCGTATATTCTCGCTGTTTCTCTACATGCACCCAACGATGCGTTACGCAATCAAATCGTTCCCACGAATGATAAAATCGGCATTCAAAAAATCATGGATGCCACAGACTATTATTATGTCACGACAGGCAGGCGTGTCACCTTTGAATATATTTTATTGGCCGGTGTCAACGACAGTCCGGCTCATGCGCGAGAGCTGTCTAACCTACTCAAGCATCGTAATGCCCATGTCAATTTAATCCCCGCGAATGGTGTGGAAGAAACAGGCTACCAAAGCCCTTCCACAGAAAATGTAGACCGCTTCTTTATGGCACTCGCCAAAGGAGGCGTCAACGTGACTGTTCGAAAACGCAAAGGGGACGATATTGATGCTGCCTGTGGCCAACTGCGATTAAACCGTGAGAAAGAAAAAGACGTCGTCCAGATTCAGTAA
- a CDS encoding aldehyde dehydrogenase family protein — protein sequence MKMFCAGQWQDTTQTINVTNSFDQSVIDTIPRGSSEDVTNAVTVLEQGARIMKAMTPYDRSLILQKVSELMLERSEDLARTISLEEGKVLAESQVETMRSAEVIRLSGEEARRMTGEMIPLEGNAGGKNKLGFTLRVPCGIVAAITPFNFPLNLVCHKVGPAIAAGNAILLKPASDTPLSALKLTEILLEAGLPPEAIACITGPGGEIGQAICTEPRIRKISFTGSYEVGAKICEMAGMKRVTMELGSNSPVVIMDDADLEKAATAITMAGYANAGQVCISAQRILTASAIKTDFVDLLKSKVESLTTGNQLDESTKVGPMVRETDAARVEEWVNEAISQGARLVSGGERQGAIYTPTILDETRPEMLVVKDEIFGPAVALSYFDDVNEAITMANDTTYGLAAGIFTQDVDRAMKFARQVDSGNIHINWSSQWRADAMPYGGLKHSGTGKEGPKYAIHEMSEEKMVVMHLAD from the coding sequence ATGAAAATGTTTTGCGCTGGCCAATGGCAAGATACCACACAAACTATCAACGTGACGAACTCATTTGACCAATCGGTCATTGATACCATCCCCAGGGGGAGCAGTGAAGATGTCACAAACGCTGTGACGGTTCTGGAACAGGGAGCACGAATCATGAAAGCCATGACTCCCTACGACCGCAGCCTGATCTTGCAAAAAGTCTCCGAGTTGATGTTGGAACGCAGCGAGGATCTTGCCCGCACGATCAGTTTGGAAGAAGGAAAAGTGTTGGCGGAAAGCCAGGTTGAAACCATGCGTAGCGCCGAAGTGATTCGGCTTTCCGGCGAAGAAGCCCGCCGCATGACAGGCGAGATGATTCCCTTGGAAGGAAACGCCGGCGGTAAAAACAAACTTGGTTTCACACTCCGAGTACCTTGCGGTATCGTAGCGGCGATCACACCTTTCAACTTTCCTTTGAATCTTGTCTGTCACAAAGTCGGACCGGCTATCGCTGCAGGGAATGCCATTCTGCTGAAACCCGCCAGTGACACACCACTGTCCGCTTTGAAACTGACGGAAATTTTGCTGGAAGCAGGCCTGCCTCCAGAAGCGATTGCCTGCATCACCGGTCCTGGAGGAGAAATCGGACAAGCGATTTGTACGGAACCGCGCATTCGTAAAATCAGTTTCACAGGCAGCTATGAAGTAGGCGCGAAAATCTGTGAAATGGCGGGGATGAAACGGGTCACAATGGAACTGGGTAGCAACAGTCCCGTGGTCATTATGGATGATGCCGATCTCGAAAAGGCGGCGACTGCGATCACGATGGCTGGTTACGCGAACGCAGGTCAGGTTTGTATTTCCGCACAACGCATTCTGACCGCTTCTGCCATCAAAACAGATTTTGTCGATCTGCTCAAATCCAAGGTCGAATCTCTGACGACTGGAAATCAGCTTGACGAATCGACCAAAGTTGGACCGATGGTGCGCGAAACGGATGCCGCCCGCGTTGAAGAGTGGGTGAATGAAGCGATCAGCCAGGGTGCTCGCCTGGTATCCGGCGGTGAACGACAAGGTGCCATCTATACTCCTACGATTCTGGACGAAACCCGTCCTGAAATGCTGGTCGTCAAAGATGAAATTTTTGGCCCTGCTGTTGCGTTGTCTTACTTTGATGACGTCAACGAAGCGATCACCATGGCCAATGATACCACTTACGGGCTCGCTGCTGGTATCTTTACTCAAGACGTTGACCGGGCCATGAAGTTCGCCCGTCAAGTCGACAGCGGAAATATTCATATCAACTGGTCCAGCCAATGGCGGGCCGATGCGATGCCCTATGGCGGTCTGAAACATAGTGGAACCGGCAAAGAAGGCCCCAAGTATGCCATTCACGAAATGAGTGAAGAGAAAATGGTCGTAATGCATCTGGCAGATTAG
- a CDS encoding metallophosphoesterase family protein yields the protein MMEQSTQTGRTIVIGDIHGCDVALGTILYHLELTRNDTFICLGDVVDRGPGTKHVVEMLLDVKASCRFVMIKGNHEEMMLDGLNGGHWESTWLQHGGKEALDSYGGRYDLVPEEHRIFLANALDYYETETDIFVHAKAVPGVPLEDLTTQELRWDRLKGDEEPDPSGRRIICGHTAQKSGKPLVFEGWVCLDTCAYRGNYLTAIDVHTNEMFQAKQSGKYSSGKTLERYLVK from the coding sequence ATGATGGAGCAATCGACACAAACAGGGCGAACCATTGTCATCGGTGATATTCATGGTTGCGATGTGGCATTAGGGACGATTCTGTATCATCTGGAACTCACCCGGAATGATACCTTCATCTGCCTCGGAGATGTCGTCGACCGCGGTCCTGGCACAAAGCATGTGGTCGAGATGTTACTGGATGTAAAGGCCAGTTGCAGGTTCGTGATGATCAAAGGGAATCACGAAGAGATGATGCTCGATGGTCTGAACGGCGGCCATTGGGAATCGACCTGGTTACAGCATGGTGGAAAAGAAGCCTTAGATTCTTACGGCGGCCGTTATGACCTGGTTCCTGAAGAGCACCGAATCTTTTTAGCGAACGCCCTCGATTACTATGAAACGGAAACCGACATTTTTGTGCATGCGAAGGCGGTTCCCGGAGTTCCTCTAGAAGACCTGACGACTCAAGAGTTACGTTGGGATCGTCTCAAAGGGGATGAAGAGCCCGACCCTTCAGGACGACGTATTATTTGTGGACACACCGCTCAGAAGTCTGGCAAACCGCTGGTATTTGAAGGCTGGGTTTGTCTGGATACTTGCGCGTATCGCGGAAATTATTTAACGGCCATTGACGTGCACACCAACGAAATGTTTCAGGCCAAGCAGTCCGGTAAATATAGTTCAGGTAAAACGCTGGAACGGTATCTGGTGAAGTAA